The genome window TGGACGGCACATTTTACTTGGGAAATGAATTGTTTGACGGATCGCTGGATTTTCTGGATATATTGAAAAAACAGGGCAAATCGTTCCTGTTCCTTACAAATAATTCATCTAAAAACAAAAACCAGTACAGGGACAAACTGAAAAGGTTAGGCTGCGATGTCGATGAGGAGGATATATTCACATCGGGAGAAGCTACAATAATATATTTGAATAGGATTAAAAGGGGTGCAGGCATATTCCTTATGGGAACTCCATTTCTTGAAGAGGAGTTTCAAAAAGCTGGATTTAAACTTATAAGGAGCAGGGATGAAAAACCTGACTTTGTGGTTTTAGGGTTTGACACGACTCTCACATATGAGAAAATATGGATCGCCTGCGATTTCCTGAGGGAAGGAATCCCTTTTATCGCGACGCATCCTGATTTCAACTGCCCTATAGAAGGTGGAAAATATATGCCGGATACAGGTTCGATGATTAAAATATTCGAAGCTTCCACAGGCCATTTTCCTGTTGTGATAGGGAAACCTTACAGGTATATAGTCGATGCAATAACAGACAAGTACGGCCTTAAAAATGAAGAAATTGCAATAGTCGGCGACAGGCTTTATACCGACATAAAGACGGGTGTAAATTCGGGTATAACATCGATACTCGTGTTTTCAGGAGAAACATCGAGGGATATGTACGCCGCATCCGATATAAAAGCAGATTATGAATTTTCATCTATAAAGGAGTTAGGAGAAGCCATCAAATAATATTCTTCAAATATAAAATATACTCCCGCAAAAAATATATGAAGTTGATTTTCATAATTTCATATTGCAGACCAAATTGGTTGGCGGAATTCAACAAAAATTAGCCAAATATATAGTATTATTTTGCAAATGTGATATAATATAGAATTAAATAAGACTGATGACGGGAAATAGTAAATATGTGTCCGTTATAAGAGAACCGGCGTTTGGTGCGAGCCGGCAGCGGCATTTATTGAATCCAGCCCTGAGGGTAAATCGGGTATGCCCGTTAAAGCTAAGAGATGGATTAAACTATTTTTAAATATTTTAATCAATTAGGGTGGCAACGCGGAAGCCTTTCGTCCCTTTTATGGATGGAAGGCTTTTATTATTGTAAAAATGGAGGAGACAAATTATGCTGGATTTAAAAAGGATCAGAACAGATTTACAGGGTGTTAAAGATGCGATGAAAATAAGGGGTGAAGATTTTGATCTTTCCCTTCTCGACAAGGTTGTTGAGCTCGATGAAAAGAGAAGAAAAATGATTACGGAAGCCGAAACATTGAAAAGCAAAAGAAACAGCGATTCTCAGAAAATCGCAAAGCTTAAGAAAAAGGGTGACTCTGCAGAG of Clostridiales bacterium contains these proteins:
- a CDS encoding HAD-IIA family hydrolase, encoding MKDLKDIKCFLLDMDGTFYLGNELFDGSLDFLDILKKQGKSFLFLTNNSSKNKNQYRDKLKRLGCDVDEEDIFTSGEATIIYLNRIKRGAGIFLMGTPFLEEEFQKAGFKLIRSRDEKPDFVVLGFDTTLTYEKIWIACDFLREGIPFIATHPDFNCPIEGGKYMPDTGSMIKIFEASTGHFPVVIGKPYRYIVDAITDKYGLKNEEIAIVGDRLYTDIKTGVNSGITSILVFSGETSRDMYAASDIKADYEFSSIKELGEAIK